Proteins from a genomic interval of Candidatus Rubidus massiliensis:
- the tehB gene encoding putative S-adenosyl-L-methionine-dependent methyltransferase TehB — MKTNLDVWQEEYNRQGIPSSYRIDPSKPLIKFLSWFKEKKIYEGKALDIGCGKGRNSIYLAQNGFDVTGFDLLESNIEIVNRQAKDLKLPIQAKAKDVSTCWDLEKVSITIAIDIFCYKHITNKQLQKKIRSQLYHALKPEGYFFISLASEKDGFYGPLLQQSTNIEEKIIVDPYSKISSFLYSKESLIEEFSDFFQLIDIYEQESVSPMYGKEYERKVINAIFSKKENIHHF; from the coding sequence ATGAAAACAAATCTAGACGTTTGGCAAGAAGAATATAATCGTCAAGGGATCCCCTCTTCTTATCGAATAGACCCATCTAAGCCATTAATAAAATTTTTATCTTGGTTCAAAGAGAAAAAAATTTATGAAGGTAAGGCATTAGATATTGGTTGTGGTAAAGGTAGAAATAGTATCTACCTTGCCCAAAATGGTTTTGATGTTACTGGCTTTGATCTATTAGAATCAAATATTGAAATTGTCAATAGGCAAGCAAAGGATTTAAAACTTCCCATACAAGCTAAAGCAAAAGATGTTTCCACATGTTGGGACTTAGAAAAGGTTTCTATAACAATTGCCATAGATATTTTTTGTTATAAACATATCACAAATAAACAACTCCAAAAAAAAATCCGTTCACAATTATATCATGCTTTAAAACCTGAAGGATACTTCTTTATTTCCTTAGCATCTGAAAAGGATGGTTTTTATGGACCTTTACTACAACAATCTACAAATATTGAAGAAAAAATCATAGTCGATCCCTATTCAAAAATTTCTTCCTTTTTATATTCAAAGGAAAGTTTAATAGAAGAATTCTCCGATTTTTTTCAATTAATAGATATTTATGAACAAGAATCTGTAAGCCCTATGTATGGCAAAGAATATGAGAGAAAAGTAATTAATGCTATATTTAGCAAAAAAGAAAATATTCACCACTTTTAA
- the iaaM gene encoding Tryptophan 2-monooxygenase, which produces MITNQKKITIVGAGLAGLTLAYRLKKMGVKNIELYEAKNRVGGRVFTVNTQGILAELGGQNFLDGGDAKNILKLAKELSLQTVKKEIPLAFQHFDGKKFIDPKHHLLKFGFTFENLKKLFSQLEKYCSNMQQIIEELFPNDLLLQESFAIRLATYEGLEPKKLPLNYLPTLSYMLLGGLSAAHPGNRKNNFIEHEYLLEGNAKLCETIANYFPNNLYLKHVLKKMTKIDDKYYLEFKSHKKTISVTSDIVILSIPCSVYKNIEFADNVLNPILLKDIKAVDYGTNAKIIVPLSENHPQTSSFTNGRAVAFYPGKYDSVTLYYIGDNSKFTKKTITETFKKELPLLERGYGLSPSLNATVANDKNYSCYTGPVGHSWPNDPFAKGSYSCFSLNKQSKMSKIEIIGKEEVKSLFKPIDNSLFFAGEHTSTLLDVAGTMEAAVESGEKTARLIENFLKV; this is translated from the coding sequence ATGATAACTAATCAAAAAAAGATCACCATTGTAGGAGCCGGGCTTGCTGGGCTTACCTTAGCCTATCGCTTAAAAAAGATGGGGGTTAAAAATATAGAACTGTATGAAGCTAAAAATCGTGTAGGTGGCAGAGTATTTACAGTGAACACTCAAGGCATCTTAGCAGAGCTTGGGGGACAAAATTTTTTAGATGGTGGCGACGCCAAAAATATTTTAAAATTGGCAAAAGAGCTATCTTTACAAACAGTAAAAAAAGAAATTCCTTTAGCTTTTCAACATTTTGATGGAAAAAAATTTATCGATCCGAAGCACCATTTACTAAAATTTGGCTTTACATTTGAAAATTTAAAAAAGCTTTTTAGCCAGCTTGAAAAATATTGTTCCAATATGCAGCAAATTATCGAGGAACTCTTTCCAAATGATTTGCTATTACAAGAATCATTTGCCATTCGTCTTGCAACCTACGAGGGACTTGAACCTAAAAAGCTCCCATTAAACTATTTACCAACTCTCTCTTACATGCTTTTAGGGGGTCTTTCTGCAGCACATCCTGGAAATAGGAAAAATAATTTTATTGAACATGAATATCTATTAGAAGGTAATGCAAAACTTTGTGAAACTATCGCCAATTATTTTCCGAACAATCTTTATTTAAAGCATGTTTTGAAAAAAATGACTAAAATTGATGATAAATATTACCTCGAATTTAAAAGCCATAAAAAAACTATTTCTGTTACATCAGATATTGTAATACTATCTATCCCCTGTTCAGTTTATAAGAACATAGAATTTGCAGACAATGTGCTAAATCCTATTTTATTAAAAGATATAAAAGCTGTGGACTACGGAACAAATGCCAAAATAATAGTTCCTCTATCTGAAAATCATCCTCAAACTAGTTCTTTTACTAATGGGAGAGCTGTAGCTTTTTATCCTGGTAAGTACGATAGCGTTACGCTTTATTACATTGGAGACAATTCCAAGTTTACGAAAAAAACAATTACAGAAACTTTCAAAAAAGAACTCCCTTTGCTGGAAAGAGGATACGGCTTAAGCCCAAGTCTAAATGCCACAGTTGCTAATGATAAAAATTATTCTTGCTATACTGGTCCTGTTGGTCATAGCTGGCCAAATGACCCTTTCGCCAAAGGATCTTATTCTTGTTTTTCCCTTAACAAACAAAGCAAAATGTCAAAAATTGAAATTATTGGTAAAGAAGAAGTAAAATCTTTATTTAAACCAATTGATAATAGTTTATTTTTTGCTGGAGAACATACATCTACTTTGCTAGACGTAGCAGGAACTATGGAAGCTGCTGTCGAATCAGGAGAAAAGACAGCCCGCTTAATTGAAAATTTTCTCAAGGTATAA
- a CDS encoding RNA ligase, protein MSVSRIKYPKTPHLPWSPGLTANDTRLLDCQQFEGKEVIVTEKLDGENTTMYTDYLHARSIDNRFHPSREWVKKLHGTISYLIPFGWRLCGENLYAQHSIPYSNLESYFYLFSIWDENNICIDWYQTLKWAESLGLKTPRVFYQGVWDKTKISQLSFDTDICEGFVVRTVQSFPFNRFEENVAKWVRKGHVATEEHWMNKPIIVNQILKHS, encoded by the coding sequence ATGAGCGTTAGTAGAATTAAATATCCAAAAACCCCCCATTTGCCTTGGTCTCCTGGTTTAACTGCAAACGATACTCGTCTTTTAGATTGTCAGCAATTTGAAGGCAAAGAGGTAATCGTGACTGAGAAGTTAGATGGTGAAAACACAACAATGTACACCGACTATCTCCATGCTAGATCTATTGACAATAGATTTCATCCATCGCGTGAGTGGGTAAAAAAACTTCATGGTACTATTTCCTACTTAATTCCTTTTGGGTGGAGATTATGTGGAGAAAATCTTTATGCTCAACACTCTATACCTTATAGCAACTTGGAAAGTTATTTTTATCTCTTTTCAATATGGGATGAAAACAATATCTGTATAGATTGGTACCAAACATTAAAATGGGCTGAATCATTGGGATTAAAAACCCCAAGGGTCTTTTATCAAGGGGTATGGGATAAAACGAAGATTTCACAATTATCATTTGATACAGATATTTGTGAAGGTTTTGTTGTGCGCACCGTACAGTCATTTCCTTTCAATCGTTTTGAGGAAAATGTTGCTAAATGGGTAAGGAAAGGTCATGTAGCGACTGAAGAGCATTGGATGAATAAACCTATCATTGTAAATCAGATCTTAAAACATTCTTAA
- a CDS encoding putative esterase, with amino-acid sequence MKEEVISYQFDNQTFNGFAVFPDHKEKAPAILIAHAWMGQQEFFKEKARALAKLGYVGFCADVYGKLANDIDEAKKLMMPLFNNRPLLLKRIQAAYHTMKSLDGVDQDKLGGIGYCFGGTTILELFKSGVDLKGVVTFHGGLANPEKGPINPIAKEIKGSVLILHGYEDPLVSSNDLQRTLKELEEANIDWQAHIYGHTLHAFTDPKASKPEMGLQYNQLSSERAWLEMKFFFTELFEGDL; translated from the coding sequence ATGAAAGAAGAAGTAATTTCATATCAATTTGACAATCAAACGTTTAATGGCTTCGCAGTTTTTCCCGATCATAAAGAAAAGGCTCCAGCTATACTGATAGCGCATGCTTGGATGGGACAACAAGAGTTTTTTAAAGAAAAAGCTAGAGCCTTGGCAAAGCTTGGGTATGTTGGTTTTTGCGCTGATGTATATGGCAAATTAGCAAACGATATTGATGAGGCAAAAAAATTGATGATGCCTCTTTTTAACAATAGACCTTTGCTTTTAAAACGAATTCAAGCAGCTTACCACACTATGAAGTCTTTAGATGGCGTTGATCAGGATAAGCTTGGCGGTATTGGGTACTGTTTTGGAGGAACAACTATTTTAGAATTATTTAAAAGTGGTGTTGATCTTAAAGGGGTAGTTACGTTTCATGGTGGACTTGCAAATCCTGAAAAAGGACCTATAAACCCAATTGCTAAAGAAATTAAAGGATCAGTGCTCATTTTACACGGTTATGAAGACCCTTTAGTCTCTTCCAATGATCTTCAAAGAACCCTTAAAGAATTAGAAGAAGCAAATATAGATTGGCAAGCCCATATTTACGGCCATACTCTTCATGCTTTTACCGATCCTAAAGCCTCAAAACCTGAAATGGGCCTACAATACAATCAACTATCTTCTGAGCGAGCTTGGTTAGAGATGAAATTTTTTTTTACAGAACTATTTGAAGGAGATTTATGA
- a CDS encoding dihydropyrimidine dehydrogenase subunit A, whose protein sequence is MQATTTEIKPVSQPIYYQQFPKKIIPIAIIGSGMAGIAVAHELKNRRISQFHIFESKNDGLEGPWPNARMKTLRSGKDLTGPALLDNALSFKSWFLKTYSEEKWNSIIKASVTDWMDYLKWLKLELQLPISYNYRLENIEVKEEFTKLTFYDENSNEPKFIKVERVILATGRDGFGGLEIPSFLQNIPKTLWSHSQQTIDVDNLKGKKVAILGCGASAFDAAATLLEKNVGEIHFIIRRGELPTKNRFVFFYKAEVLENYNHFSDEEKIELISKAKKSGIPPPPESIERISQFSNVYFHYNRSIEICTNNEKTVSFTYSDNSYGEFDFVVAATGFAIEISNQPELKSIWDKVKLWKHIYPDQANSSIGNYPYLDKTFHLQSNDKSVSFSSIYLFNIAVILSHGLVAADIPGIHVGAKKIVDQISYEKFKNEKSINILEFNNNQKDIDLTNYPILKHEYVSL, encoded by the coding sequence ATGCAAGCAACGACAACTGAAATTAAACCTGTTTCACAACCTATTTACTATCAACAATTTCCAAAAAAGATCATTCCTATAGCTATTATAGGAAGTGGAATGGCAGGAATTGCTGTAGCTCATGAGTTAAAAAATAGAAGGATTAGTCAATTTCATATATTTGAGTCTAAAAACGATGGTTTAGAAGGACCTTGGCCAAATGCACGTATGAAAACGTTGCGATCTGGAAAAGATTTAACAGGTCCTGCCCTTTTAGATAATGCTTTAAGCTTTAAGTCTTGGTTTTTAAAAACATACTCTGAAGAGAAGTGGAATAGTATTATAAAAGCATCGGTCACTGATTGGATGGATTACCTTAAATGGTTAAAGCTGGAATTACAGCTTCCGATCTCCTATAACTATCGCTTAGAAAATATAGAAGTTAAAGAAGAATTCACTAAATTAACCTTTTATGATGAAAATTCAAACGAACCCAAGTTTATTAAAGTAGAGAGAGTCATCTTAGCTACTGGAAGAGACGGATTTGGTGGGTTAGAAATACCCTCTTTTTTGCAAAATATTCCCAAAACTTTATGGTCACACTCTCAACAAACGATCGATGTAGATAATCTAAAAGGAAAAAAAGTGGCCATTTTAGGTTGTGGAGCTTCTGCCTTTGATGCCGCAGCTACTTTGTTAGAAAAAAATGTCGGGGAAATTCATTTTATTATTCGGCGTGGCGAACTACCCACAAAAAATCGCTTTGTTTTTTTCTATAAAGCCGAAGTATTAGAAAATTATAATCATTTTTCAGATGAGGAAAAAATTGAACTTATTAGTAAGGCAAAAAAAAGTGGCATACCACCTCCACCTGAAAGTATCGAGAGAATTAGTCAATTTTCTAATGTTTATTTTCACTATAATCGCTCTATCGAAATTTGCACAAACAATGAAAAAACAGTTTCTTTTACTTATTCAGATAACTCTTACGGCGAATTTGATTTCGTTGTGGCAGCTACAGGCTTTGCAATAGAAATCAGTAATCAACCAGAATTAAAATCTATATGGGATAAAGTTAAATTGTGGAAACATATCTATCCAGATCAAGCAAATTCATCTATCGGAAATTATCCCTATCTGGATAAAACTTTTCATTTACAGTCCAACGACAAATCAGTTTCCTTTTCCTCTATTTACTTATTTAATATTGCTGTAATTTTAAGTCATGGATTAGTAGCAGCAGATATACCGGGAATACATGTAGGAGCCAAGAAAATCGTTGATCAGATTTCTTATGAAAAATTTAAAAATGAAAAATCTATAAACATATTAGAATTTAATAATAATCAAAAAGATATCGATTTAACAAACTACCCTATTTTAAAACATGAATATGTGTCCCTGTAA
- a CDS encoding Polysaccharide pyruvyl transferase, which translates to MKTCLLSSIRKKWFLTFIFICYCLPLSCSLPLYYWRQDKFVNFGDYISLKLVEQIVQEPVEAFRRSPKDKRIKLLAIGSILSFASNNDIIWGTGANGKVLKKEHYSFQSLDVRSVRGPLTRKFLQEAFAIEVPEIYGDPALLFPYFFPNFTKSQNPKHEYLIIPHYSERHLFPKEIYPNVIYPTDPWTEVIGAIIDSKFVIASSLHGIIIAESYGIPARMLRVTENEPIFKYQDYYFGTNRPDFCYATSIEEALLLQGEKPYDCDLKQLYNAFPKEYWPNTTFKELQ; encoded by the coding sequence ATGAAAACTTGTCTACTTTCTTCAATTCGTAAAAAATGGTTTTTAACATTTATTTTTATTTGTTATTGCCTACCTTTAAGCTGTAGCCTTCCTTTATATTATTGGAGGCAAGACAAATTTGTTAATTTTGGCGATTATATTTCTTTAAAATTAGTTGAGCAAATTGTGCAAGAACCTGTGGAAGCTTTTCGTAGAAGCCCAAAAGATAAACGGATTAAGCTACTAGCCATAGGATCAATATTGTCATTTGCTTCTAACAATGATATCATTTGGGGAACTGGTGCTAACGGAAAAGTATTAAAAAAAGAGCATTACTCTTTTCAATCTCTTGATGTTCGATCCGTTAGAGGCCCTTTAACGAGAAAATTTTTACAAGAAGCTTTTGCAATTGAGGTTCCTGAAATTTACGGCGATCCAGCTTTATTATTTCCTTATTTTTTTCCGAATTTCACAAAGTCTCAAAATCCTAAGCATGAATATTTGATCATTCCTCATTATTCAGAAAGACATCTATTTCCTAAAGAAATTTATCCAAATGTCATTTATCCAACAGATCCTTGGACTGAAGTCATTGGTGCAATCATTGATTCAAAATTTGTTATAGCAAGCTCTTTACATGGCATTATCATTGCTGAAAGCTATGGAATTCCAGCAAGAATGCTTAGAGTGACTGAAAATGAACCTATTTTTAAATATCAAGATTATTATTTTGGTACGAATAGACCAGATTTTTGCTATGCTACCTCCATAGAAGAAGCTTTGCTATTGCAAGGCGAGAAACCCTATGATTGTGATCTAAAACAACTTTATAACGCATTTCCCAAAGAATATTGGCCTAACACAACATTTAAAGAACTACAATGA
- a CDS encoding polynucleotide kinase: MNDLIKELAQGCYLPFDRFIAVFGHHLDLLYKLEKTDQDPLWHAEGHVAKHTDLVLTQIYKILDQEAKHLPFEQRLSLILAAAFHDIGKALVTKLKVIDGIPRLTATKHEKKGCSYLAYKLLETDLPYPIIQHVLRLVAYHDKPRRLVLQNAPKQAYSHLARLINVELLYYLAKADTLGRICKDLQNQCDYIELFRLYCEEYGVWRKDYPYEKWQQFFKEELAHLPSQSLDAILGYAIQDFEKGLIFTPEEAIARRYSYLQSFPQLIILCGPSGSGKSTWIENHLKDWHVISLDQLRQEYAKKRESQEQNSLILVKAKELLKKYLRSHQKVVWDATNLKKDFRSMIAQLGLDYHALVTIVVLHVPESIIYKGNNNREFCINKKVLQSQLESLGWIEDDEAHRVVFVNQTSSPLEFRGACHLKEL, translated from the coding sequence ATGAACGATTTAATAAAGGAACTAGCTCAAGGTTGTTATTTGCCTTTCGATAGATTTATCGCTGTCTTTGGTCACCATTTAGATCTATTATATAAATTAGAAAAAACGGATCAAGACCCTCTTTGGCATGCTGAAGGGCACGTAGCCAAACATACGGATTTAGTTCTAACTCAAATCTATAAGATTTTAGATCAAGAAGCTAAACATTTACCTTTTGAACAAAGATTATCTTTAATCTTGGCGGCAGCTTTTCACGATATTGGTAAAGCATTAGTGACTAAGCTAAAAGTAATCGATGGCATACCAAGGCTTACAGCTACAAAACATGAAAAAAAAGGATGTTCTTACTTAGCTTATAAACTCTTAGAAACAGATCTACCTTATCCTATTATTCAGCACGTGCTTCGCCTCGTAGCTTATCATGATAAGCCTCGACGCTTGGTGCTACAAAATGCTCCAAAACAAGCTTACTCTCATTTAGCCCGTCTCATAAATGTAGAACTTCTTTATTACCTTGCTAAAGCTGATACTTTAGGGAGGATTTGTAAAGACCTTCAAAATCAATGTGACTATATAGAATTATTCCGCCTTTATTGTGAAGAGTATGGAGTGTGGAGGAAAGATTACCCTTACGAGAAATGGCAGCAGTTTTTTAAGGAGGAACTAGCTCATTTACCAAGCCAAAGTCTCGATGCAATTTTAGGTTATGCTATTCAAGATTTTGAAAAGGGGCTCATTTTTACCCCGGAAGAAGCAATAGCTCGTCGTTACTCTTATTTGCAATCGTTCCCACAGCTCATAATTCTATGTGGTCCAAGTGGATCTGGCAAAAGTACCTGGATAGAAAATCATTTGAAAGACTGGCATGTAATTTCTTTAGATCAATTGCGTCAAGAATATGCAAAAAAAAGAGAGTCTCAAGAGCAAAATAGTTTAATTCTTGTAAAGGCAAAAGAATTGCTAAAAAAATACTTAAGAAGCCATCAAAAAGTGGTTTGGGATGCAACTAATTTAAAAAAAGATTTTAGAAGTATGATTGCGCAATTAGGACTTGATTATCACGCTCTTGTCACAATTGTGGTTTTACATGTTCCAGAATCGATCATTTATAAGGGAAATAATAATAGGGAATTTTGTATTAATAAAAAGGTCTTACAAAGTCAATTAGAAAGTTTAGGGTGGATTGAAGATGATGAAGCACATCGAGTGGTTTTTGTTAATCAGACATCATCGCCACTTGAATTTAGAGGGGCCTGTCATTTAAAAGAGCTTTGA
- a CDS encoding Transmembrane proteins 14C, producing MNFKGLLTILYGLLVLIGGIIGHLKANSMPSLIAGSVFGVILILIGISILKNINYAKECAIGISYFLLLFFIYRFSLSLKFMPAGFMTLVSLCVALLLTFRKDKTTSTL from the coding sequence ATGAATTTTAAAGGTCTTTTAACAATTTTATATGGTTTACTTGTACTCATAGGAGGAATTATTGGACATTTAAAAGCTAATAGTATGCCTTCTTTAATAGCTGGGAGTGTTTTTGGAGTCATTCTTATACTAATTGGTATTTCAATACTTAAGAATATTAACTATGCAAAGGAATGCGCAATTGGTATTTCTTACTTTCTTCTTTTGTTTTTTATTTATAGATTTTCTTTAAGTCTTAAGTTTATGCCAGCTGGATTTATGACTTTGGTCAGTTTATGTGTGGCATTATTACTAACATTTCGTAAAGATAAAACAACTTCTACATTATAA
- the waaA gene encoding 3-deoxy-D-manno-octulosonic acid transferase encodes MYLFLYNILIFLLAILCLPYLLFQMFIKGKYKKNFLKRIGFQFPSIDKKNKKLIWIHAVSVGETKAVTPLIKLIRNKYKNCLILISSVTETGHLEAKKNLPFIDYHVFLPFDFAPIISPIIQKSSPDLVILSETDYWLQFLSAAKKQGAKIAVVNGKISERSTNRLKKISFFTKKLFSNIDLICVQSSHYLTRFLDLRIDNKKLTVTGNLKFDDNYPLLSEKELNEWKNSLGISNDAFVITIGSTHDPEEQELLKIFSRLWESYPQIKIILVPRHPERFNKVANLLEKENIAYGRITLPETLQKNNKVILIDAMGLLKKCYQISKIAIVGGSFTEKVGGHNILEPCWYGVPVLFGQYLFSQPELLDIVLRFNAGKQVTLETIESELMHLIQKSELRQMLAENGLKMMKEINGATQKTFLLLEEKGFLDGF; translated from the coding sequence ATGTATTTATTTTTGTATAACATACTCATTTTTTTGCTAGCCATTTTATGTCTTCCTTATCTCCTCTTTCAAATGTTTATTAAGGGAAAATACAAGAAGAATTTTTTAAAAAGAATTGGTTTTCAATTTCCCTCAATAGATAAAAAAAACAAAAAATTAATATGGATTCATGCCGTTTCCGTCGGGGAAACAAAGGCTGTAACTCCTTTAATTAAATTGATTCGAAATAAATATAAAAATTGTTTAATTTTAATATCTTCCGTAACGGAGACTGGTCATTTAGAAGCTAAAAAAAACTTACCCTTTATTGATTATCATGTTTTTTTACCTTTTGATTTTGCACCTATAATATCACCTATTATTCAAAAAAGTTCTCCTGATTTAGTCATTTTATCCGAGACTGATTATTGGCTTCAGTTTCTGTCAGCTGCAAAAAAACAAGGAGCTAAGATTGCCGTTGTAAATGGTAAGATTTCTGAAAGATCAACAAATAGATTAAAAAAAATCTCATTTTTTACAAAAAAACTCTTTTCTAACATCGACTTGATTTGTGTACAAAGTAGTCATTATTTAACCCGCTTTTTAGATCTTCGTATCGATAATAAAAAACTAACAGTAACTGGGAATCTTAAATTTGACGACAATTACCCTTTATTATCAGAAAAGGAGTTGAATGAATGGAAAAATTCATTAGGAATTTCAAATGATGCCTTTGTAATTACTATAGGTTCTACACATGATCCTGAAGAGCAAGAATTATTGAAAATTTTCTCTAGGTTATGGGAGTCTTATCCCCAAATTAAAATTATTTTGGTGCCGAGACATCCTGAACGATTCAATAAAGTGGCAAACCTTCTAGAAAAAGAAAACATTGCTTATGGCCGTATTACATTACCTGAAACTCTTCAAAAAAATAATAAAGTTATTTTAATTGATGCAATGGGATTGCTAAAAAAATGTTATCAAATCTCTAAAATTGCAATAGTTGGGGGAAGCTTTACTGAAAAAGTAGGGGGGCATAACATTTTAGAGCCTTGTTGGTATGGAGTTCCTGTTTTATTTGGCCAATATTTATTTTCACAACCTGAACTTTTGGATATTGTTTTGAGGTTCAATGCTGGTAAACAGGTCACATTAGAAACTATAGAGTCGGAATTAATGCATTTAATTCAAAAAAGTGAACTACGCCAAATGCTTGCTGAAAATGGATTAAAAATGATGAAAGAAATCAATGGAGCTACTCAAAAAACCTTTTTATTACTTGAAGAAAAAGGCTTCCTAGATGGCTTTTAA
- a CDS encoding acetyltransferase, whose amino-acid sequence MTPLDLLRKFENIYQAMIPATINENDAFIWLSGISHPLFNAVMHCKDKHFLQCLKEIEVQTPLSFWDHSENDPTIIETVKEKGFNFAAHCSLVSWDVKNFKSIKKGIISAAKMEVFKDIMKAVFHMNSSILNQLIILMKKTDAENYLIYEKDKPIGTSTLIPCGKVGGVFNLAVLPEFQKKGYGTAIIEFLKQRAIELNIEKIILLTSSDGEKLYRKVGFKKALDVKIYVKT is encoded by the coding sequence ATGACCCCTTTAGATTTACTTAGAAAGTTTGAAAATATTTATCAAGCGATGATCCCTGCTACCATTAATGAAAATGACGCCTTTATATGGTTATCCGGAATCTCCCACCCACTTTTTAATGCAGTTATGCATTGTAAAGATAAACATTTTTTACAATGTCTAAAAGAAATAGAGGTGCAAACACCTCTTTCTTTTTGGGATCATAGCGAAAATGACCCAACTATAATAGAAACTGTAAAAGAAAAAGGATTTAATTTTGCTGCCCATTGTTCTTTAGTCAGTTGGGATGTGAAAAATTTTAAATCGATTAAAAAAGGCATTATTTCAGCAGCAAAAATGGAGGTTTTTAAAGATATTATGAAAGCAGTATTTCATATGAACTCATCTATTTTAAACCAATTAATTATTCTGATGAAAAAAACGGATGCTGAAAACTATTTGATCTATGAAAAAGACAAACCTATAGGAACCAGTACCCTAATTCCCTGTGGTAAAGTAGGTGGCGTTTTTAATTTAGCTGTTTTACCCGAATTTCAAAAAAAAGGGTATGGCACAGCAATCATTGAATTCTTAAAGCAAAGAGCTATCGAACTTAATATTGAAAAAATCATTTTACTAACCTCTTCTGATGGAGAAAAACTCTATAGAAAAGTTGGTTTTAAAAAAGCGTTGGATGTTAAGATTTACGTTAAAACTTAA
- a CDS encoding Adenine deaminase yields MTLNPITGSPTFERIKALPKVETHLHIGGSFPLSFLLKQTTSQETIDSLKTNLKAIAERVDYLQAFGIFSIIPNIVDTKEKIEEGVFAICEEAKKDNVKKLELRTEIKKLKDGTDEEGYLLAVLKGMERANNFEFTAGLILSFKRNSSLEFVKLILELAQKYKDNGVIGFELSGNSLEGDIRDKLEILKKMKVMGLPFTAHMGESLQEEDQMIILKELQPDRIGHGVNLKEEAIKCILDKKIPVEVCLTSALLVKMHEADEVHPWLLGHKKLNHPITIATDDPSVFSTDLNKELYQLKKTFTIEQIEKIVENSFTYSFIK; encoded by the coding sequence ATGACTCTTAATCCAATCACAGGCTCTCCAACATTTGAAAGAATAAAAGCTTTGCCAAAAGTAGAAACACACCTTCATATTGGTGGATCATTTCCATTATCTTTTTTATTAAAACAAACCACATCACAAGAAACGATTGATTCCCTAAAAACTAATTTAAAAGCTATTGCAGAAAGAGTGGACTATTTACAAGCCTTTGGTATCTTCTCAATTATTCCAAATATTGTAGATACGAAAGAAAAAATAGAAGAAGGTGTGTTTGCTATTTGCGAAGAAGCTAAAAAAGATAATGTCAAAAAACTGGAATTAAGAACAGAAATCAAAAAGCTTAAAGATGGAACTGATGAGGAGGGATATTTGCTAGCTGTTCTAAAAGGAATGGAAAGGGCTAACAATTTTGAATTTACAGCTGGCTTAATTTTAAGCTTTAAACGCAATTCCTCTTTAGAGTTTGTCAAACTTATTTTGGAGCTTGCTCAAAAATATAAAGATAATGGGGTAATAGGATTTGAATTATCAGGAAATTCATTGGAAGGAGATATTCGTGATAAATTAGAAATCTTAAAAAAAATGAAAGTTATGGGACTACCCTTTACAGCTCATATGGGAGAGTCTTTACAAGAAGAAGACCAAATGATCATTTTGAAAGAATTGCAACCTGATCGAATTGGGCATGGTGTTAATTTAAAAGAGGAAGCTATCAAATGCATTTTAGATAAAAAAATACCCGTCGAAGTTTGCTTAACAAGTGCGTTATTGGTTAAAATGCATGAAGCAGATGAAGTGCATCCTTGGTTGTTAGGACACAAAAAGCTAAATCATCCCATCACCATCGCAACCGACGATCCTTCCGTGTTTTCAACAGATTTAAACAAAGAGCTTTATCAGCTTAAAAAAACTTTTACTATAGAACAAATCGAAAAAATTGTTGAAAATAGTTTTACGTATAGTTTTATAAAATAG